The Bacillus sp. B-jedd sequence ATCCTCCTCTACCGGATAAAAAAGCCTCTTGAGAAAGAAGTCCTACGGGTTCAAAGAAGAGAGGACTTCAGGGTTGGTACGATCCAACCGGCGATGATAAATGGTCATGAATGTACAACAATCAACATCAGCTCGGGTGGGCTGCTCGTTTCCTGCCCAAGTGATGTGGTTATCGAGAAGGAACAGCTTGTATCAGGAACACTAAAGTTTCCTTTACAAGGACGGGAAGCATCCGAAGTCGCATTCACTGGTGAAATTAAACGGATTGAACTGCTCGAAGAAGAGGGCCGTAAAACTGTAGGCATTCGTTTTGTTCAAATCAATCAAGGTGACCAGACAAAAATTCTCCAGTTCTGTTTTGAAAAACAGCGACAGCAGAGACTGCTGCAGCGTTAAAAAATTCACGCATTATGAAAATTCATATCAAAAAGTTAAAAACATGCCAAATATAAAAAAGTGGCATGTTTTTTTATTTATCTTTTTACAAATGCATCAAAAAAAAATATAATAGAAGAGAATGGAAATAGGGGCCTATTGTGTTTACACCCGCTTTTCTACTATAATTAATACAAATAGAAATTTTGATCTCGCAAACATAACATAATAAAAAACATCATTTCTTGACTATCAAAAAAATTAGGCAGATATAAATATATTTTGAAAAAAATTAGTGTACTGGGGGTTAAATGATGAGCCTGAAAGCGGCATTATTGGAATTGAAAGAGTTGATGCAGAGTCAGCGGGATGCTCAGGTGGATGAAAAAGAAATCAGTGAAATTGAAGGGCAGTATGGTTTAGCCAAAGGAACATTGGTTTTTTATTATAACAATATGCTATTACTCCGACTGAATCAGTCACAAGACAGCGATGAGACAGGAACCGGGGCTAAAAAAGTTAACCGGAAATGGACTAAGTCAGAAGTCAACTTCATGTTCCATTATATTAAGGAACGTCAAAATGAGGGAGCCCTGAACATTACTGAAATCCTAGAGGAAGTGGCAGGGCTCCTGAATCGCGGGTACCAGTCCGTCAACTATAAGTACTATACTCTTTCAAAAGAAAAACTAAAAAAGGAAAAAATCAATCAAAAAAAATATGAATTTGTCACGATCCCTGAAAGCGATCTGCCGGTCGTATCAACGGAAATCATTTCTGACAATGGACAGAATCGGGAGCCTGTTGCTGTAAATAATGCTTCAATGCGTGCCGATAACAGTGATTTGCTTGATATTTTGTCAGGCCTTATTTCCAATGTAGAGCAGCTGCCGGGGTTAAATTTGAACGAGTTGCTCAGAAGCCTTTATCAGCTGACGAATATGGCATTAATGAACCAGGATGCC is a genomic window containing:
- a CDS encoding flagellar brake protein, with product MYPKVNQNIFIEMLHKEQSCRSIVADITVTEILIGSPLDGSMIGELSEGTLLEVSFVANGNLYKFKTEVLGRKRDNILLYRIKKPLEKEVLRVQRREDFRVGTIQPAMINGHECTTINISSGGLLVSCPSDVVIEKEQLVSGTLKFPLQGREASEVAFTGEIKRIELLEEEGRKTVGIRFVQINQGDQTKILQFCFEKQRQQRLLQR